The sequence AAGTTTATAAAACTATACAAAGAGACAAAATCATCATAGACATCACCCCTAATGAAACCAGCTTCAGATATTTTTATAGTAGGTACAGAAGCCCAAAGATACCTCCATCTTCTTGCCAGAATACAGGTTTGAATAACAGATTCTATGTCAAGGAAAGAAAAAATGTGGTGAATTAACGCATCAGGTAACTCACTTATTCTATCTTTGTTACCTTTCTCCACCATCGATCCTGATCCTGATCCTTCACCTAAGTCAGCACATGGAGGAGATTGTTCATTATAGGAGCATTGCGATTTTGAATTTGCCATGACTTCAGAGCCTGGAGGGATTTGTGGGTAATCTTCTGATTCAGTAAAAGCGTCGAACACTGTACCCTCATTGTCTGCATTTGTTCCCAAGGTATTAGATTCATTAATCGGTGTTCTTTGCAACAACTCAACTTCATCTTCGACGAAAATATTAGTAATTACAGGACCAAAATCAATGTGATCACCAGTCATTTCTGCGGAagcatggagatttggaggaggGATTGAACTATTTGCAGCAGAAATAGACAATCGTTCCATCTGAGTGCAACAAGGAGACTGAATTGCTTGAGAAAAATAAACCCCATCCTCATCCAGGTTTGATTGACGAGAAGTAGAAGAATTGACTAAAGTATTAACATTCCAAGTATCTGAATCGTTGTTATCCGAGATTTGTTCTTCAGTAGATGTTAACTCACTTTCATTACCTTCAACAGTGCGATTTACTACCACATTATCTGGTTGATCTAACGAAGTCTCTTTTCCAATCTTATTATTGTTAGCTTTATCAATTTCCATCTCAGAACTGAAAGATTTTGAGTGCTATCATTTTTTGAGAGAAAATCCGAAAATTTGAGCGTACCTTCTAACTTGAACCCCAAAATTTTCCGAGTCAGACGAGTAAGAAATAGGTGACCACATGGCCCGCAAAACGGAGCTAGGTGATAATTTGTGACGTTGTTTTTCAAATTGCCAAAGGCAAATCCCTTTGCGGGAAATCTTTGACCTGACGAATTTTCCGTTTTTCGCGTGGGTTGCCATTTCACATTTCGGCATGGAACTCGGTCCAAAACTGCCTCTAACCATATTTTGGCAATTGCCAAACTCAACTGCAGGCTATCGGATTGCCAAATATGGACTCCACTGCACCGGCTAGATAATTGTTATATGTGCCATTTATGGCTAACTCCACTCTTCGTTCTCATCGATTTCTTTTATGGAAAAGTTTACTGAAAAAAAGTAACAAAAAATTGCTAAAAATAAAGACTTCAGatgtatttttctttgaaaaatatTATTGGCCCGTTGTAAGCCGGTTTAGAACTTGATACACTTCTGACATGTCATCAATCTAAGAACGAGTACTTTCAACTTCTTCGCAAAAAATTTCACCAAAAGTCGATGAGGTTgaatatttcatatatatatatatatatatatatatatcaacttCTTTTGTTAACTACGTGAGACGTGCTTCCCTAACATCAGCAGAAGATCTATGTTCAGAATTTCTCATTTGATTTAGGCCTTGACCATATGTAACTTCATAAATTTTGTGCGTtagtatttcttcttttcttcatctaccTGGAGTCTATGTAACTCATGTGACATTCATCTCTAAGCTTCCATTAAAATTTCGCGTTGTTTTTCTAAATGGTTCAACATATCTGCTAAGTTCTTGCCCTTTATTTCTGAACCTAAAATACCAAACTCTTGTTATATATGAAATTAGAGCTAACAAGCTGCAATTCAGCCTTCAGTTCATTCAGACCTCGCTCTTACTTAATCAAAATTTTACCAATACTTCAATATCATTTCTCCATGTTAAATGTAAATGAGCTAAATGACACTTACTCATCAATTACCTAAATGCACTAGTTTCTATCACACCCTTTACTTCAAATTTGATACAAATATCCAAATCTGCGAAGGATACATAATAGTAAAGCAATTGATGTGGTCATTTGTATTTCAAAattaatattactttctcactactcaagaTATATTATGAAACAAGGGTAAAAAAGGGATTTCCCTACATAGAGGTCTGGGTTTATTATTTGTTCCGATTACTTATGTAAAAGGGGGTGTTTTCTGATTTATATTAAACTAAACTAAGCTAAAATCTAACAAGCAAATCAAACAAGTgaaaatattggtcaaggatttcctTATCATTCACAAGTATGTTTTTGTCTTAATATacaattagaattgatatttaatctgttggaacaattgttgaaaatagcctgcaaaacaatcgtaaaaccaaacaaaataaaaatgttatggctgagtcatGACCATGTCGCTCTCTTTTAAACGTTTCGCGGCTCCGCACGAGATTGTGCAAGCATttcttccatgtcgcgtcgtTCTTAGGAAAAAACAGCCGAGTAAAATCTCTTTCGTAATCACTCCTGCACTTTGAGAGTATTGATACTTGGGGTCAACTACGACGTACAGTTCTATTCTTACTCAACACCAAACGTTAGAAAAATAAGTGATGATAACACAcccatcttttttctttttctcaaatTCGTTTTCTTTTAAACTCAAAAAcattaaaataagaaaataaaaaaaaatgatctcTTTTTGTTTTCCTACCAAAATCTGATTTTTGTATTCAAGAATTTTAATAATTAATGACACTTAATTATCACAAAATTAACACTATTAACTTTCTTAAATAAAAACGGTCAAGGGATCAATAACATAATAAATTTCTTTAATGATGAGATAAACAaggaatttgatcgagttttatGAACCATGTGATGTATATATAAGTAGGGATGTCAAAAAAATCTATCGAAACGAATGGCTTAGCCGCTTCCATTTATGATAGtagttatcggatatccgatatccaatAAATTCCGACGGAAATTTGAAGATCTATTTCGATTCCGTTAGTTAAAACTATCGGATATCAGATAATGTTCCGTTAACAAACCTAATAGCTGCACCACCATCTTCACTAAGTGCCAGTGCCATCTCATTTCATCAAAACTACCATTTCACAGAATTGCAGCTGCAATCAGCACCAACAATACCATGTAACCATTCATCTCGCATCACCAGACCCATTTGAATCATCATTGTTACtaatcaaacacaacaacaaaaccGTCTTCTCTGTAAAATTGATCCAGATTTGATTCCAACACAAACTCATCCATCCAATTTATTGTCTTTTCTTGGCTCAATTTCCAGTTGTAAGATCAAATTGGATACAAATCCATCCCAAAAAAATTTCAACCcacatgaacttcaacaacattagcttcttcttcttgtttcatTCAAAATCAATATCCACAATTCAAAATATGTGTTCTCGTatccaaaatcaaaccaaactctTCACTAAATCAAACTAAACTCTCCAGCAAATTCTAATTTTACAAATCAACTATGAAACTCTAAATTAAATTTCAAAATCCAAACTGAACTCAAAATATAATTTAAAAAAGAACCCTTGAAAAGAGATGAGGAGATGTTGCTGGTAACTAAGAGTCTCAGACGAACTAATGAGCAAAAGAGTAAGATTCATAAGAGATGAGGAGAAGAAGACATGAACGAGTACTGGATAGATAAGGCGTTTTCTTAGTTTCTCTCGATGTGAATGAAAACATGGGTGGGATAAAGGCTAAACGGATGAATGAGTATAtatgttatcggatatcggatattaggcTAACGGAAACTGCCTCAGCCGGTACCATTACATTAACGCAGAAAGTTCCGATAAAATATCCGGTTCCGATACCCGATATTCGTTATGTCGGAAGTTACCCTATGGGAAATCGGATATTCGGAAACGACTATCGAATATCAGATATCCATTGACTGCCTTGAATAAaaattattcattgcaaatatctACCTTGAGCAAAAATTGTTTTAAAGATTATGCTTggcctagggttttgatattctatgctttggatttacaattctatctttgaaaatatacttttgaaacatattagaatcactttgaacgaaaagaattgcatgaatattaattagatTGAATCACTTTAGTTGGTTAATGGTGGATAAGTTGTGAAGTATtattctgaagacctgaagaatgcatatctctagagaataaaaattagtaatgtgcatttactaattggagaattTCTATTAAGAGATTCCGGAAAtgttggacaagcatttattggaattaagaAAACTGAATctttccattcattgcatatcttgagaatattttcggttttggaaattccttgatgtccaaacatcctttgtctataaatacctaagtttgcatttctagcaaactatcctaagagccatgcaaacttcattctcgttgtttctggtggagccgtctatttggagaggaaagtattcttattaggtgaaatctcttacgaccgcttgtttaaagacttctgtgggatcaagaagctctacgagtaccattggtaggaaactaaataattgcagtgttattagttttcgattaatttgattgactaacggttgttgaaactttgcacctagtttgtttattcttgagaatcttctcttcagatataagattcactcaaattagatcgaagtatcgacgggatccgTTGTTAAATCTAAAGAcaccttgtgataatccattaacagactccgttatgtgtgtgattgatcacaagagattcaagtggtgttgtgcaggttattattgaagattaaagaagatttattattggttttcgtatttttgtgtgtgcacaaaccttgatagtctgggatccaactagaatcggattattTCGATTGGTTAGttgcatcactttatagtttctcgttgagatctatattgattgattgcgaatctaaacttaactactggtagttattggatagattgatctaaccaggaaaaagagtttattagattaaacggaagagtcttTTAGTATGACTTGAGGTatcttatcttgaaagaatcaatagagttgttaccaaacagattcgttgttcctttgttgtttggaatacgatccaaaggaattgtactagtgcgtgaccttcgaagtcggaagcgcaaggatactaagtgaactaggggtagtttcttggtatcaactatgcgaagttggtgtagattttgtatagcggcttaattatgagagtattcaattctggactaggtccctgggtttttctgcatttgcagttttactcgttaacaaaatcttgcagtgtgatttacttttgtttttccgcaattatatttgtttatataatttaaagtaaatttcactttacgttaactccgatatacttgatagtgatcctatagagtttgtttAAGTCCGAAACTATTATCAATTATCACACTtttggttgtcgtattgtctcgatttcgtatccatagacaatcacagaaagtgtgaataccgaagttgttgtattg is a genomic window of Papaver somniferum cultivar HN1 unplaced genomic scaffold, ASM357369v1 unplaced-scaffold_137, whole genome shotgun sequence containing:
- the LOC113335029 gene encoding uncharacterized protein LOC113335029, whose product is MEIDKANNNKIGKETSLDQPDNVVVNRTVEGNESELTSTEEQISDNNDSDTWNVNTLVNSSTSRQSNLDEDGVYFSQAIQSPCCTQMERLSISAANSSIPPPNLHASAEMTGDHIDFGPVITNIFVEDEVELLQRTPINESNTLGTNADNEGTVFDAFTESEDYPQIPPGSEVMANSKSQCSYNEQSPPCADLGEGSGSGSMVEKGNKDRISELPDALIHHIFSFLDIESVIQTCILARRWRYLWASVPTIKISEAGFIRGDVYDDFVSLYSFINFVDRFLLLRDSSSYIQTFKLKWENLDVYLRRLELKYDASNRVATWVLPAVKHNVQVLILDIYLDGMMKLPDCLAVNH